A window from Opitutia bacterium ISCC 52 encodes these proteins:
- the ispE gene encoding 4-(cytidine 5'-diphospho)-2-C-methyl-D-erythritol kinase, which produces MRLFSPAKVNLLLAVTGKRDDGFHDLVSLVTPLDVGDFLEVAVSGEAGSVQFTCSESSVPLGAENLVVQAVEAFRRVTGCNWGLTIHLEKHIPMEAGLGGGSSNAATTLLALNELTEKPLDMEALSELAATLGSDCPLFLHRTPLIMRGRGEQIEPLSAEASESLKGQAIAVFKPSIGISTPWAYGVLAEHPSYYADSVAVEKRLESWKKCELPLEKLLYNSFERPVFEKFVAFPTLFDRIRSELGLRPLMSGSGASCFCLLPDLAMQESLEVLVKDAFSDSVFFKVCRLGAHV; this is translated from the coding sequence ATGCGATTATTTTCCCCTGCCAAGGTTAATCTGCTTTTGGCCGTGACGGGTAAACGAGACGACGGTTTTCATGATTTGGTATCTTTGGTCACTCCCCTTGATGTTGGAGATTTCTTGGAAGTAGCGGTTTCTGGTGAGGCAGGCTCCGTTCAATTCACTTGTAGCGAATCTTCTGTGCCTCTTGGAGCCGAGAACCTCGTCGTGCAGGCGGTTGAGGCTTTCAGGCGAGTTACCGGTTGTAACTGGGGTCTGACTATTCATCTGGAAAAACATATTCCAATGGAAGCTGGACTCGGGGGCGGAAGCAGTAATGCCGCCACTACTTTATTAGCCCTCAATGAGCTGACTGAAAAGCCTCTGGACATGGAGGCTCTTTCTGAACTGGCAGCTACACTGGGGTCAGATTGTCCCCTGTTCCTGCATCGGACGCCCCTGATCATGCGTGGGCGAGGAGAGCAGATAGAGCCTCTTTCTGCTGAAGCTTCCGAATCGTTGAAAGGCCAGGCGATTGCTGTATTCAAGCCAAGTATTGGTATTTCAACCCCTTGGGCATATGGTGTGTTGGCCGAGCACCCCAGCTATTATGCTGATAGTGTGGCAGTTGAGAAACGCCTGGAGTCATGGAAGAAGTGTGAGCTTCCGCTTGAAAAGCTGCTCTATAATAGCTTCGAGCGGCCTGTATTTGAGAAGTTTGTCGCATTTCCGACCCTTTTTGATCGCATTCGTTCAGAATTGGGACTTCGCCCTTTAATGAGCGGTAGCGGGGCGAGTTGTTTCTGTTTATTACCCGATCTGGCCATGCAGGAGTCGTTGGAAGTCCTTGTAAAGGATGCCTTTAGCGATTCGGTGTTCTTCAAGGTCTGCCGATTGGGAGCCCATGTGTAA
- the pyrF gene encoding orotidine-5'-phosphate decarboxylase has product MKSCEMILALDIESREEARKLLNDIGPELKWVKIGLQMFTAHGPEWVKEVAGLGFNVFLDLKLHDIPNTVAKTVQSLSQLPIGMLTIHSSGGVEMMRAADQVRQELKPELLLLGVTVLTSMDETQLRRVGIPATPPDQVHNLASAVVESGVKGLVCSAKELDTLAPKFSNDLQFVTPGIRPVGSSADDQKRIVTPAQAAVNGSNYIVVGRPVYKADSPREAVQAINAELAS; this is encoded by the coding sequence ATGAAATCCTGTGAAATGATACTAGCGCTCGACATTGAGTCTCGAGAAGAAGCACGCAAACTTCTCAATGACATCGGCCCAGAACTAAAATGGGTCAAAATCGGCTTGCAGATGTTTACTGCTCACGGACCTGAGTGGGTTAAGGAAGTTGCAGGTCTGGGCTTCAATGTATTCCTCGACCTCAAGCTCCACGACATCCCCAATACGGTCGCTAAAACGGTTCAAAGCTTAAGCCAGCTACCCATTGGAATGCTGACGATTCACAGTAGTGGCGGCGTGGAAATGATGCGTGCCGCTGACCAAGTCAGACAGGAACTAAAACCAGAGCTTCTTTTATTAGGCGTGACCGTGCTCACCTCAATGGACGAAACTCAACTTCGGCGAGTGGGCATTCCAGCCACCCCACCCGATCAAGTCCACAACTTAGCAAGCGCGGTAGTCGAATCCGGAGTCAAGGGATTGGTATGCTCCGCTAAAGAGCTCGACACACTTGCACCCAAATTTTCCAACGACTTGCAGTTTGTTACACCCGGCATACGACCGGTTGGAAGCTCAGCAGACGACCAAAAGCGAATTGTAACTCCAGCTCAAGCAGCGGTCAATGGTTCCAACTACATTGTCGTCGGACGTCCAGTTTACAAAGCCGACTCACCTCGCGAGGCCGTCCAGGCCATCAACGCTGAATTGGCAAGTTAA
- the ispD gene encoding 2-C-methyl-D-erythritol 4-phosphate cytidylyltransferase — translation MSTVAILLCAGSGNRMQGKVEDKILAELNGRIVFEHSVVAFEQSNFVSSFIGVFRDAAQRSQLEEHFKACSSKHIQWVSGGAERQDSVLKALEAVPEDTNFVMIHDCARPLVTKEALIELHETMVKDKAAVLAHRVVDTIKQLSSESSQIRQAKLNNLDRRNLWAMETPQAFSWKLILGAYRKLKEDNIQATDDTAAVIEYGYPVSIVENNLANPKITHPEDLAIAELMLQQRSQLS, via the coding sequence ATGAGTACAGTCGCTATACTGCTTTGCGCTGGATCGGGAAACCGTATGCAGGGCAAGGTTGAGGACAAAATTTTGGCCGAGCTAAACGGCCGCATTGTATTCGAGCACAGCGTAGTAGCATTCGAACAATCAAACTTTGTTTCTAGCTTTATCGGCGTGTTTCGAGACGCTGCACAACGTTCCCAGCTGGAGGAGCATTTCAAAGCCTGCTCCTCAAAACACATTCAATGGGTAAGTGGTGGTGCTGAACGGCAGGACTCCGTATTAAAAGCTCTGGAAGCGGTTCCCGAAGATACGAACTTCGTCATGATTCATGATTGCGCTCGCCCTCTGGTTACCAAGGAAGCCCTGATTGAGCTTCATGAAACCATGGTTAAGGACAAGGCAGCAGTACTTGCTCATCGCGTGGTAGACACCATCAAACAGCTCAGTTCCGAATCGAGCCAAATACGCCAAGCTAAACTAAACAACCTGGATCGTAGAAATCTCTGGGCCATGGAAACTCCCCAGGCATTTTCCTGGAAATTAATTTTAGGCGCCTACCGTAAATTGAAAGAAGATAACATTCAAGCCACTGACGATACGGCAGCCGTCATTGAATATGGCTATCCTGTATCCATTGTAGAAAATAATCTGGCTAATCCCAAAATTACACACCCAGAGGATTTGGCCATTGCGGAACTGATGTTGCAACAAAGGTCGCAGCTATCCTAA
- the ispF gene encoding 2-C-methyl-D-erythritol 2,4-cyclodiphosphate synthase produces MTHLPYRIGFGYDIHRLVADRKLVLGGVEIPSEFGLDGHSDADCLTHAIADAILGACSLPDIGHQFPNTDPEIEGIDSQIILAKSAALAAEKGYRIGNIDSCLIAEKPKIAPYIDDIKKIIGKTLDLPGDCIGIKATTQEKLGSLGAGEGIAAHAVCMLYKL; encoded by the coding sequence ATGACCCACCTTCCCTACCGAATCGGATTTGGCTATGACATCCACCGCCTGGTGGCAGACCGCAAACTAGTATTAGGAGGTGTAGAAATCCCTTCAGAATTTGGACTGGACGGCCATTCAGATGCCGATTGCCTCACGCATGCCATTGCCGATGCTATCCTGGGCGCCTGTAGCCTTCCCGATATTGGTCACCAATTCCCCAACACAGATCCAGAGATTGAAGGCATTGATTCTCAAATCATATTGGCGAAATCCGCTGCATTGGCAGCCGAAAAAGGCTATCGAATTGGCAATATCGACAGCTGCCTCATCGCAGAAAAACCCAAAATTGCGCCCTATATTGACGATATAAAGAAGATCATTGGGAAAACACTGGACCTTCCGGGGGATTGCATCGGAATAAAGGCTACCACTCAGGAAAAACTGGGGTCTCTGGGCGCAGGAGAAGGCATTGCAGCTCATGCAGTATGCATGTTGTACAAGCTTTGA
- a CDS encoding ABC transporter ATP-binding protein/permease, whose protein sequence is MDKFFAFRRYLRSCKGRFLLGIAAGLIMGVSSGFGVPYYIQVVFANVFESASETYSGFEIFFIAAQLPGVFLIRGISGYFNQLWMNHCGLTILKGIRADLFAKIQHLPLAYHDRTKSGDLLSRILSDTTLLQHTLQETANGIFAYPLQVIGAFSYLVFLSIQQKEVVFILFIILTAPLAVVPVLLIGRRLKKHGIDMQESQGEMTEGLSENLDSATEVRTFNLQDQQISIFDRFLQKLFRKQMKVVKYERMAQPLIEFLASALVSVTFIFCYLNEVKLSTFLALGGVMFMTYDPLKRVFRLYGNIQKCQGAINRINESLEEPDSMQDPDRPVQCDIPEGRITFEDVSFGYADVPVIKHLSATIEPGSVVALVGPSGAGKSTFAKLIPRLYEITNGSIQIDGTDIRHFTKKHLRDKIAVVSQHPVLFDDSLFNNILIGRPDATREEVIQAARDAHAHEFIDAFEKGYDTMAGERGGQLSGGQIQRIAIARAFLRNSPILILDEATSALDSHSEEEIQKALASLVVGKTVIIIAHRFSTIRLADDIMVFENGELVASGSHETLYQTDPLYTALYTKQL, encoded by the coding sequence TTGGATAAATTTTTCGCATTTCGCCGTTATCTCCGTTCCTGCAAAGGCCGATTCCTCCTAGGAATTGCTGCTGGATTAATCATGGGCGTAAGCAGTGGATTCGGCGTCCCCTATTACATACAGGTTGTATTCGCCAATGTGTTCGAATCGGCATCTGAAACATACAGTGGTTTCGAAATTTTCTTCATTGCGGCTCAATTGCCTGGAGTATTCCTCATCCGGGGCATTTCCGGGTATTTTAATCAGCTATGGATGAACCACTGCGGACTGACTATTCTGAAGGGTATCCGCGCTGATCTTTTTGCCAAAATCCAGCACCTGCCGCTTGCTTACCACGACAGAACCAAAAGCGGGGACCTGCTATCACGAATCCTTTCGGATACCACGCTGCTGCAACATACCCTACAGGAAACCGCCAACGGCATCTTCGCCTATCCCCTTCAAGTGATAGGTGCATTCAGCTACTTGGTATTCTTGTCCATCCAGCAAAAGGAAGTCGTTTTTATTCTCTTCATTATTTTAACCGCACCCTTAGCAGTCGTCCCCGTTCTTCTGATTGGCCGTCGACTTAAGAAACACGGTATCGACATGCAGGAGTCCCAAGGAGAAATGACTGAGGGACTTAGCGAAAATCTGGACAGCGCCACCGAGGTAAGAACCTTCAATCTTCAGGATCAGCAGATTTCCATTTTCGATCGCTTCCTGCAGAAACTGTTCAGAAAGCAAATGAAGGTCGTCAAATATGAACGGATGGCCCAACCCTTGATTGAGTTCCTCGCCTCTGCCCTCGTCTCGGTTACTTTCATTTTCTGCTACTTGAATGAAGTCAAACTCTCCACGTTCTTAGCATTGGGCGGTGTCATGTTCATGACCTACGATCCGCTAAAAAGAGTATTTCGACTTTATGGGAATATCCAGAAATGCCAGGGCGCCATTAATCGCATCAACGAAAGCCTCGAGGAGCCTGATTCGATGCAAGACCCTGACAGACCTGTGCAATGCGATATTCCGGAAGGAAGAATTACCTTTGAGGATGTGTCCTTCGGATATGCAGACGTACCGGTCATAAAACACCTTTCAGCCACTATTGAACCCGGATCAGTGGTAGCTTTGGTCGGCCCGAGTGGAGCAGGCAAATCGACTTTCGCGAAGCTGATACCACGACTTTATGAGATTACTAATGGCAGTATCCAAATAGACGGTACGGACATTCGACATTTCACAAAGAAACACTTGCGGGACAAAATTGCGGTCGTCTCCCAACATCCCGTATTGTTCGACGACAGCCTGTTCAACAATATCCTGATTGGCCGCCCAGACGCTACCCGAGAGGAAGTCATCCAAGCTGCTAGAGACGCTCACGCTCACGAATTTATTGATGCGTTTGAAAAGGGTTACGATACCATGGCCGGAGAACGTGGAGGACAACTTTCAGGTGGCCAAATACAGCGCATAGCCATTGCACGTGCATTCCTACGTAACTCTCCTATTCTAATTCTAGACGAAGCTACTTCGGCCCTCGATTCGCACAGTGAAGAAGAAATTCAAAAAGCCCTCGCCTCACTCGTGGTAGGGAAAACGGTGATCATCATCGCTCACAGGTTCAGCACCATTCGACTGGCAGATGACATCATGGTGTTTGAAAATGGCGAACTAGTTGCATCCGGATCGCACGAAACATTGTATCAGACTGATCCATTGTATACAGCACTATACACAAAACAACTCTAG